From Oncorhynchus mykiss isolate Arlee chromosome 6, USDA_OmykA_1.1, whole genome shotgun sequence, the proteins below share one genomic window:
- the LOC110526739 gene encoding proteasome subunit alpha type-4 — protein MSRRYDSRTTIFSPEGRLYQVEYAMEAIGHAGSCLGILANDGVLLAAERRNIHKLLDEVFFSEKIYKLNEDMACSVAGITSDANVLTNELRLIAQRYLLQYQEPIPCEQLVTALCDIKQAYTQFGGKRPFGVSLLYMGWDKHYGFQLYQSDPSGNYGGWKATCIGNNSAAAVSMLKQDFKEGEMSLSSALALAVKVLNKTMDVSKLSAEKVEIATLTREDGKTKIKVLKQKEVEELIKRHEAEEAKAEKDKKDKEQKEKDK, from the exons ATG TCTCGTAGATATGATTCCCGGACTACCATTTTCTCACCTGAAG GACGCTTATATCAGGTGGAGTATGCCATGGAGGCTATTGGCCACGCCGGCTCATGTCTTGGGATTTTAGCCAATGACGGAGTGCTGTTGGCTGCAGAGAGACGGAACATCCACAAGCTGCTTGATGAGGTTTTCTTCTCAGAGAAGATCTACAAGCTCAATGA AGACATGGCTTGCAGTGTTGCCGGAATCACCTCCGATGCTAACGTTCTAACCAATGAGCTGAGGCTAATAGCACAGAG ATATCTACTGCAATACCAGGAGCCAATCCCCTGTGAGCAGTTGGTGACAGCGTTGTGTGACATCAAACAGGCCTACACACAGTTTGGAG GGAAGAGGCCGTTTGGAGTGTCTCTGCTGTACATGGGCTGGGACAAACACTACGGCTTCCAGCTGTACCAGAGTGACCCCAGTGGGAACTATGGAGGCTGGAAGGCTACTTGCATCGGCAACAACAGTGCG GCTGCAGTGTCCATGTTGAAGCAGGATTTCAAAGAGGGTGAGATGTCGCTGTCCTCTGCCCTGGCGTTGGCCGTCAAAGTCCTGAACAAGACCATGGACGTCAGCAAGCTCTCGGCGGAGAAAG TGGAAATAGCCACCCTGACGCGAGAAGACGGAAAGACCAAGATCAAGGTGCTGAAacagaaagaggtggaggagctgaTCAAACGACACGAGGCTGAAGAGGCCAAGGCCGAGAAGGACAAGAAAGACAAAGAACAGAAGGAGAAGGACAAATAA